The Streptococcaceae bacterium ESL0687 genome has a segment encoding these proteins:
- a CDS encoding DUF4059 family protein gives MFYTTLTLYVEAFFITAVLALVASVLYLLGYMARGGQKKTLMQRQNKILDVLLVDVLTIPVVSFAILALIVTLKSR, from the coding sequence ATGTTTTATACAACCCTAACATTATATGTGGAAGCCTTCTTTATAACAGCGGTTCTTGCCTTAGTCGCTAGTGTTTTGTATCTTTTAGGGTATATGGCTCGAGGCGGCCAAAAAAAGACCCTCATGCAGAGGCAAAATAAAATACTAGATGTTCTTTTGGTGGATGTCTTAACAATTCCAGTGGTATCTTTTGCCATCTTGGCATTAATTGTTACCCTTAAATCACGTTAG
- a CDS encoding amino acid ABC transporter ATP-binding protein, which translates to MIKIKNLSKKFSNVKVLDGISLDVNQGDVIAIIGASGAGKSTFLRSINYLEKPDSGEIEINEFKVNFKKISKEDILTLRRKTAMVFQQFNLFKRRTALENVMEGLVIVKKMSKLEAQKIAEEELVKVSMIEKKDSYPQFLSGGQKQRVGIARALAMKPKLLLLDEPTSALDPELVGEVQASILRAAEEGQTMILVSHEMDFVYNVATRVLFLEHGKIIEEGTPEEVFNNPKNPRTKEFLNKNINSGILEVIEN; encoded by the coding sequence GTGATTAAAATAAAAAATTTGAGTAAGAAATTTTCAAATGTTAAAGTTCTAGATGGAATTTCTCTTGATGTGAATCAAGGGGATGTTATTGCAATCATTGGTGCTAGTGGGGCTGGTAAGTCGACCTTTCTAAGAAGTATCAACTACTTGGAAAAACCTGATTCTGGAGAAATTGAAATTAATGAGTTCAAGGTAAATTTTAAAAAAATCAGCAAGGAAGATATTCTAACCTTGAGAAGAAAAACAGCCATGGTCTTTCAGCAGTTCAATCTTTTTAAAAGAAGAACAGCCCTTGAAAATGTCATGGAAGGTTTAGTGATTGTAAAAAAAATGTCTAAGCTTGAAGCTCAAAAGATTGCTGAAGAAGAACTTGTTAAGGTGAGTATGATTGAAAAGAAGGATTCTTATCCTCAATTTCTATCAGGGGGCCAAAAGCAAAGGGTAGGTATCGCACGTGCCCTAGCTATGAAACCCAAATTACTCTTACTTGATGAACCGACTAGCGCCCTAGATCCAGAGCTTGTTGGTGAGGTTCAGGCTTCAATTTTAAGGGCTGCAGAAGAGGGTCAGACGATGATTCTTGTAAGCCATGAAATGGACTTTGTCTATAATGTGGCAACTAGGGTTCTTTTCCTTGAGCACGGGAAAATTATCGAGGAAGGAACCCCTGAGGAAGTATTTAATAATCCGAAAAACCCAAGAACCAAAGAGTTTTTGAATAAAAACATAAATAGTGGTATACTTGAGGTAATTGAAAATTAA
- a CDS encoding amino acid ABC transporter permease, with the protein MQGKYTFQEFWSMFFDKIFNWNAFVEAFPNVISRIPVSLEITLISMFFGLIIALLLALVSINKIPVLNQLRGLFVSFMRGTPIYVQLLLTYNGIPLILRAINMNYGTTYNINNISPLLFVILTFTLNEAAFNSETIRSAIQSVDSGQIEAAKSLGMTNFQVFRRVTLPEAATVALAPLGNSLIGLFKGTSLAFVAGVIEMTAEAKILGGSNYRIFETYFALALVYWVINIVFEKVISFIEKKLEIKDPEVPRKKGLFANPFDHGGRVSD; encoded by the coding sequence ATGCAAGGTAAATATACCTTCCAAGAATTTTGGAGCATGTTCTTTGATAAGATATTTAACTGGAATGCCTTTGTTGAGGCCTTTCCAAATGTTATCAGTCGTATTCCAGTATCCTTGGAAATAACCCTCATATCAATGTTTTTCGGGCTAATTATTGCTTTACTTTTAGCCCTTGTAAGCATTAATAAGATACCAGTTTTAAACCAATTGAGGGGACTTTTTGTAAGCTTTATGCGGGGAACTCCCATCTATGTTCAGTTGCTGTTAACCTATAATGGAATTCCCTTGATTTTAAGGGCCATTAATATGAACTACGGGACCACTTATAATATAAATAATATTAGTCCCTTATTATTTGTCATCTTAACCTTTACCCTTAATGAGGCGGCATTTAACAGTGAAACAATTCGTTCAGCCATCCAATCAGTTGACAGTGGTCAGATTGAGGCTGCAAAATCACTTGGGATGACCAATTTTCAAGTATTTAGAAGGGTGACTTTACCTGAAGCTGCAACCGTAGCTCTAGCTCCCCTTGGAAATTCATTGATTGGTTTATTTAAAGGTACCTCTTTAGCCTTTGTTGCAGGGGTTATTGAAATGACCGCTGAGGCAAAAATTTTAGGGGGAAGTAACTATAGGATTTTTGAAACCTACTTTGCCCTAGCCTTAGTCTACTGGGTTATTAATATTGTTTTTGAGAAGGTTATTTCCTTCATTGAAAAAAAACTTGAAATTAAAGATCCAGAAGTTCCTAGAAAAAAAGGGCTCTTTGCTAACCCCTTTGATCATGGAGGTAGAGTAAGTGATTAA
- a CDS encoding transporter substrate-binding domain-containing protein, with amino-acid sequence MNKKFKGLSLGLVFLTLGLGLAACSNKSSQKQDEDKKTTVVVATDGNTKPFTYTVDGKATGYDVELARKVFEKLPEYDLKVEVTDFEAISVGIDSGRYQMGANDFAWNEKRDEKYYFSYPVSKTDSSVATRPGDKVADISDLAGKSTEVSTGVNYTEILLDWNKANPSKEIKLNYIDNIPLATRLGDIESKKIDFMLYDTISLNTVIKEQGFNLEVQPIDLNQDLGIHSGKEYFIFAKTDDGRVLQEKVNKVLAEFREDGTLEKLSKEFFAGDFVPDASEFK; translated from the coding sequence ATGAATAAAAAATTTAAGGGACTGAGTCTTGGACTTGTTTTTCTTACACTAGGACTTGGGCTAGCTGCTTGTTCTAATAAGAGTAGCCAAAAGCAAGACGAAGATAAGAAGACAACAGTTGTTGTAGCAACTGACGGAAATACCAAGCCCTTCACTTATACGGTAGATGGCAAGGCAACAGGTTATGATGTTGAGCTTGCTCGTAAGGTTTTTGAAAAATTACCTGAATATGATTTAAAGGTTGAGGTTACAGATTTTGAAGCCATTTCTGTAGGAATTGACTCTGGTCGTTATCAAATGGGAGCAAATGATTTTGCCTGGAATGAAAAACGTGATGAAAAGTATTATTTTTCATATCCTGTTTCAAAAACGGATAGCTCTGTAGCTACAAGACCAGGTGACAAGGTAGCAGATATCTCTGACTTGGCTGGTAAGTCGACTGAGGTTTCGACTGGAGTCAATTACACGGAAATTCTTCTTGATTGGAATAAGGCCAATCCCTCTAAAGAAATTAAACTTAATTATATAGATAATATTCCACTAGCTACAAGGCTTGGGGATATTGAAAGTAAGAAAATTGATTTTATGCTTTATGACACCATATCTCTAAATACCGTCATTAAGGAACAAGGTTTTAATTTGGAAGTTCAACCAATTGATTTGAATCAAGATTTGGGGATTCATTCTGGTAAGGAGTATTTTATCTTTGCCAAGACAGATGATGGACGCGTACTTCAAGAAAAGGTAAACAAGGTTCTGGCTGAATTTAGAGAAGATGGCACACTTGAGAAGTTATCAAAAGAATTCTTTGCAGGAGATTTTGTTCCAGACGCAAGTGAATTCAAGTAG